Genomic window (Lycium barbarum isolate Lr01 chromosome 2, ASM1917538v2, whole genome shotgun sequence):
TCCATTGCAACTTTTGAGTGAAATACTTGTTTTGTGGTACAATGGAAAAAAGTAAATTAAataagatctttttttttttgaacattaacgaCATATTGATATAATATAAATACCCTAGCCAGGGTCCAAACCATTACAACATTGTACTGTGTCACTTAGGACACTTTGATTACTTAGCTGTGCTACATTATTACAAGTAGAAGCCAAAACATACTTAGTGACCCTAGTAGTGGCATGCTTATCACATGCAAGTTGATTTATTAAAAAATACGGAGCATTAGCTTTATTCCTAGATAAAGTAGTAGTAGGTTGCTGAGTAGCTTCTCGCGCCAAGAGGTGGGCAGTCTTGTTTCCTTCACAAAAATTATGTCTGATCTGAACCTTCCTCAGCTGGTACATCAGCCATCTGCAAGATAAAACAAGGGACATATCAAAAAAAGGTTTATTATGCAATACTTGGATGACTTCGGTGCTATCCACTTCTATTTCAAGTGGTGTCAGTTGGAGTTTAAGGGCGACCAATAAAGCAGCCTTCAATGCCAAAAGTTCTGCATGTAAAGATGAGTTAGCATAACATGTTGAGGAAATCCAGTGACCCAATCTCCGTTATGATCTCTTATAACTCCCCCAATCCCACTATTATTCTTGTTCCTTCGATACGCTCCATCTGTATTTAATTAAAACAAGAATTTGGGGTGGTCGCCATTGAACATAAATGGTTTTTTTATGTTGACGATTAGTAGTAAATGAATAAGTTAATAAATGGTATTCTAAGGTTCGAGCAATGATGGTTGGGGATTTCACAGGGTTTGAggtattattttgattatgatttaTCCAAATACCCCAAATAATAAAAGGAAAGAGATCATGCCAAGATCTAACATTTGTTAGGCAGAGAAGGTTACAATGGCATAAAAAAATCCAACCAATAAGGGACGTAAGGGGTAATTCCAAAGTGCTGCCAAACATCAGTTGTGGTCGGACAGTCCATAAAGATGTGCTGAATAGTTTCCTCAGCAAGTTTGCATACTGGGCAAATTTCATCAATATTAATTCCAATATAATGCAGATAAGATCTACTGGGGAGCTTGTTACGGTAACATTCCCATAGAAGATATTTGATTTTATTAGGACAAGTAAGCTGCCATATCCATGAGAAGTCTTTATCAGACTGATTTGTTTGTTGTAAAAGTTCATAACAGCTTATTGGATATAAAAGAGTACGAGTATGAAGATACTTACCTGATGTTGCTTCAAAAAGCTTAACATTTATACCTACGGGATGTGCCTTACTTTGGTCGATGGGATCTTTTCCTTTCTGCACCGTTATCCTCACAGGAAATTTCACTGTTTTCCATCCATGGTCAGTATCTGTAGAAGCATTTTCAACATTTGTTTGGACTTGGGTATGTGTAGTTGGTGTAAAAAGTTTCCTTGAACACGACCCTATAGTATGTCCTAGTTGTCCACAGTGGGTACAAAGTATTTTTTTCTCCCTCGTAGTGTATTTGCTGTTGGTGATTCCCAATGAGAATATTGGTCTTAACTGGCTTATTTAATGCTAATCGAACACACATTCGTGCATATCTGCCTCGGAGAGTCGACGAAGTACAGGCATCAATCTTCAATAAATTACCAATTGCACTGCCAATTTTTCGTAGTATAATAGAGTCATAAAACTCTGTAGGTAACTATGGTAGGCGAAGCCACACAGCTTTGTATTGATCGTTTACTTTTGAAGGGACAAAATTTGGCTCCCATCATTGGAGAGAGGAAGAGATTGAATATGAACCAAGGACCATTATGTAGGACCTTATTCATATTTTCTTCCTTACTAAATTTGACTATATAATAGTCCTCACCCAGATCTATTAAAGGGAAATTTTCCGATGGTTGCCGTAGATCTTGAATCTTTCTTCGAATTATTTGGCGTTGGATTCTCATTCCTTGTAATTTAATGATCAAGGAGAATTTTCATGGCGAATACATCCGTTTTTTATCTTTTATAGTCAGTGGAACTTGAACTTCCAAGTTGGTCGGCATCGTCCACCGACTGATTTATTGCTTTATTTGTCTCTTGATTTTCCGTCATAGAGGAGGGAAATGTTGTTTCCATTAATATCTAGGTATGGTCTGTGGAATTTAGTAACATATTTCTATAGGAAGATGAAGGGTTTGTGGTAGTTTCCGAAATTGAGATGATATATCCggtggtttgggggggggggggggggggtaattgGCTCTCTGTTATCGGTGTGTCCATTAATGAAGAGAGAAGGTGGAGAAATTACTGTATCATGTGTCAATGTTGCTCCATAAGGAAACTAATTAAATAAGATCTTAAAATAGTTAATAAGCAACAAGTTCACTAGGAGAAGAAATTTCATGTCCTTAAGTTCAGTACTCCAAAGTATGAGAGAATACATAAAAAACCCCCTGTACTTTGCATTTTTTTCCAATGAGATATATGTACTTTCGAAAGGTCTTATTACCCCTTGTATCACTTATATGTGTAATAAATAAACATTTCTAATCTGGTTTGGCAAAACGTGTGTGCGGAGCGTGAAGAAAAAATTTGGGCTTCAAAGAAGCCAATCATATTTTACCACGTGGCtgtccaaacttaaaaaaaagaACGTTAAGTTTTCATGTTCTTCTTCAATGTTAAAGTCAGTAGCAGTAGCAGCCATACTCCCaacttttgttcttcttcttccccAAAGTAAAATTCTATCACCCAAAATCAGATTGAAAAAGGAATtaaatttctttttttcttatttaattttattgTCTTCCTAACTTGTAGTCTTTGTTTTTTTCAAAGAATAAAACTCGTTCTATATTCTCCTAGTTAGGGTTTGAGAAAAATCATGTCAAAGCGTAGCTTGACTCGCATTTGTAAAGATGATACTGATCCAATGTTGCGTGAAAGTGTGCGATGCAAACACGGGGACTTGCTGACCTTGCAGACTTCTTGGTCGGAGGATAATCCCGGAAGAAGATTTTGGTCATGCTCACGCTATCGAGTATGTTCAAACAATCATTATTTGGATTTTATTTTGTTGCTGTTTTTAGTTTGTTTCTGTTTTTATTTTAACTGAATCGTTTGTATCACTCGTTTTAGGAAAACTCGTGCAAGTTCTTTAGGTGGAGGGATTGGGAACAAATTGATGATAGAGCCAAATGGGTTATATCAAGATTGGGGAATAGAGTTTtggatttggaaaaaaaaataacgTTTTATGAAACAATGGAGAATGAGTCTCAATTGATAACGGAGGGAAGTTATTGTCATGATCAAATGATGACGGATGGAAGTTTTTGTCAAGTTCAAGTGGATTCGATGAACAATTATTCTATATTTAATGGGAAGCAAATGATGTTTGTTGGTATCAGTGTTTTGTTATTAGGTGTCTTATTAAGCTTTTGTTGTTGTCCGAATAAACTCAAAGATGAaactttgtttgttttctttatt
Coding sequences:
- the LOC132629411 gene encoding uncharacterized protein LOC132629411, whose protein sequence is MSKRSLTRICKDDTDPMLRESVRCKHGDLLTLQTSWSEDNPGRRFWSCSRYRENSCKFFRWRDWEQIDDRAKWVISRLGNRVLDLEKKITFYETMENESQLITEGSYCHDQMMTDGSFCQVQVDSMNNYSIFNGKQMMFVGISVLLLGVLLSFCCCPNKLKDETLFVFFILHKF